Proteins from one Aulosira sp. FACHB-615 genomic window:
- a CDS encoding PEP-CTERM sorting domain-containing protein: protein MAKSNFFSTFSKLGLTLTTITAIGMATSHTANAATLLSDNFNSENGGVGSLNYNAFTNWNVSGGSVDLIGNGSFDLFPGNGLYLDTDGSTSNAGRITSKTAFTFNPGDLVDISFDLGGASRRGETNSVIVSLGSLFNETFTLPANEALTTIRRRINVATLTTANLAFEGVGGDNVGLILDNITLSRTPTSIPEPSAWLGVLALGALGTVSVSKRQLQKLKAKA, encoded by the coding sequence ATGGCTAAATCAAATTTTTTTTCCACATTCAGTAAACTAGGACTCACATTAACTACCATCACAGCCATAGGCATGGCAACATCTCATACAGCCAACGCCGCCACCTTGTTGTCTGACAACTTTAATAGTGAAAATGGTGGTGTGGGAAGTTTAAACTACAATGCTTTTACCAACTGGAACGTTTCTGGTGGCAGCGTTGATTTAATTGGGAATGGTTCTTTTGACTTATTCCCTGGTAACGGACTGTATCTTGATACAGATGGCTCGACCAGTAATGCTGGCAGAATTACATCAAAAACAGCATTTACATTTAATCCGGGAGATTTAGTTGACATCAGTTTCGATCTTGGTGGCGCTAGTAGACGAGGCGAAACTAACTCCGTAATTGTCTCTTTGGGCAGTTTGTTCAACGAAACATTTACCTTACCAGCTAACGAAGCTTTGACTACCATTCGCCGTAGGATTAATGTCGCCACACTCACCACTGCTAATTTAGCCTTTGAAGGCGTTGGTGGAGATAATGTTGGTTTAATCCTGGATAACATTACTCTGTCACGCACGCCCACATCAATTCCTGAACCTAGTGCTTGGTTGGGTGTATTAGCATTGGGGGCTTTAGGTACAGTTTCAGTATCTAAGCGTCAACTCCAGAAACTAAAAGCTAAAGCATAA
- the atpD gene encoding F0F1 ATP synthase subunit beta produces MVTAEKTNIGYITQIIGPVVDVKFPGGKLPQIYNALTIKGTNEAGQEINLTVEVQQLLGDNQVRAVAMSSTDGLVRGLEVVDTGAAISVPVGKATLGRIFNVLGEPVDNRGPVNAEETLPIHRDAPKLTELETKPSVFETGIKVVDLLTPYRRGGKIGLFGGAGVGKTVIMMELINNIATQHGGVSVFAGVGERTREGNDLYNEMIESGVINKDNLNESKIALVYGQMNEPPGARMRVGLSGLTMAEYFRDVNKQDVLLFVDNIFRFVQAGSEVSALLGRMPSAVGYQPTLGTDVGALQERITSTTEGSITSIQAVYVPADDLTDPAPATTFAHLDGTTVLSRGLAAKGIYPAVDPLGSTSTMLQPNIVGDEHYNTARAVQATLQRYKELQDIIAILGLDELSEDDRLTVARARKIERFLSQPFFVAEVFTGSPGKYVKLEDTIKGFQKILSGELDALPEQAFYLVGDINEAIAKAEKLKG; encoded by the coding sequence ATGGTCACCGCAGAAAAAACAAACATAGGCTACATTACCCAAATCATTGGTCCTGTTGTAGACGTTAAATTCCCTGGCGGTAAATTACCGCAAATCTACAACGCTTTGACCATCAAAGGCACTAACGAAGCTGGACAGGAAATCAACCTAACCGTCGAAGTACAGCAACTGCTGGGCGACAACCAAGTTCGAGCTGTGGCGATGAGTTCCACCGACGGTCTAGTACGCGGTTTGGAAGTTGTCGATACAGGCGCTGCCATCAGTGTACCAGTGGGTAAAGCTACCCTGGGTCGGATTTTCAACGTCCTTGGCGAACCTGTTGACAACAGAGGGCCAGTAAATGCGGAGGAAACCTTACCTATCCACCGCGATGCTCCCAAGCTAACTGAACTGGAAACCAAACCTTCCGTTTTCGAGACCGGAATTAAAGTCGTTGACTTGCTAACTCCCTATCGACGTGGCGGTAAGATTGGTCTGTTCGGCGGTGCAGGTGTCGGTAAGACCGTGATCATGATGGAGTTGATCAACAACATCGCTACCCAGCACGGTGGTGTATCCGTATTTGCTGGTGTGGGTGAGCGTACCCGCGAAGGGAACGACCTCTACAACGAAATGATTGAATCTGGGGTTATCAACAAAGACAACCTCAACGAATCAAAAATCGCGCTGGTTTACGGTCAGATGAACGAACCACCCGGAGCAAGAATGCGGGTTGGTTTGTCTGGTTTGACAATGGCTGAGTACTTCCGTGATGTCAACAAACAAGACGTATTGCTGTTTGTTGACAACATCTTCCGCTTTGTACAAGCAGGTTCAGAAGTATCTGCGCTACTAGGTCGGATGCCATCTGCGGTAGGTTATCAGCCTACACTGGGTACTGACGTAGGTGCATTACAAGAACGGATTACCTCGACAACCGAAGGTTCTATCACCTCCATTCAAGCGGTTTACGTACCTGCGGACGACTTGACCGACCCCGCACCTGCAACCACCTTCGCTCACTTGGATGGTACTACAGTACTATCTCGTGGTTTGGCTGCTAAAGGTATTTACCCTGCGGTTGATCCTCTGGGTTCTACCTCAACAATGTTACAGCCCAACATTGTAGGTGACGAACACTACAACACTGCTCGTGCTGTGCAAGCAACCTTACAACGCTACAAAGAATTACAAGACATCATCGCAATTCTCGGTTTAGATGAATTGTCTGAAGATGACCGTCTGACTGTAGCACGCGCTCGGAAGATTGAGCGTTTCTTGTCTCAGCCCTTCTTCGTAGCAGAAGTATTCACCGGTTCTCCTGGTAAATACGTAAAATTGGAAGACACCATCAAAGGCTTCCAGAAGATTCTGTCTGGTGAATTAGATGCTCTACCAGAACAAGCCTTCTACTTGGTAGGCGATATCAACGAAGCGATCGCCAAAGCTGAAAAGCTCAAAGGTTAA
- the atpC gene encoding ATP synthase F1 subunit epsilon — translation MALTVRVISPDKTIWDAEAEEVILPSTTGQLGILSGHAPLLTALDTGVMRVRAGKNTNWQAIALLGGFAEVEADEVTILVNGAERGDTIDVDSARTAYNEAQTRLAQVPAGDRQAQIQANQAYKRARARFQAAGGLV, via the coding sequence ATGGCATTAACCGTTCGTGTAATTTCCCCAGACAAAACAATCTGGGATGCTGAAGCTGAAGAAGTAATTTTACCCAGTACAACTGGTCAGTTAGGTATCCTCAGTGGACACGCACCACTGTTAACCGCCTTGGACACAGGGGTAATGCGTGTTCGTGCCGGCAAAAATACTAACTGGCAAGCGATCGCACTTTTGGGTGGTTTCGCAGAAGTAGAAGCTGATGAAGTGACAATTCTAGTCAATGGCGCAGAACGTGGCGACACCATCGATGTAGACAGCGCACGCACAGCTTACAACGAAGCCCAAACCCGCCTAGCTCAAGTTCCAGCAGGCGATCGACAAGCTCAAATCCAAGCTAACCAAGCATACAAACGCGCCCGCGCTCGTTTTCAAGCTGCTGGCGGTTTGGTGTAA
- a CDS encoding BrnA antitoxin family protein, with translation MADQFGVTLKKRGRPAKDEEEKYEPISIRFHPKIIAWAKEESEKRGIGYQTVINEALLEKIG, from the coding sequence ATCGCAGATCAGTTTGGGGTTACACTCAAGAAGCGCGGACGACCAGCTAAGGATGAAGAGGAAAAATATGAGCCGATTTCCATTAGATTTCATCCTAAAATCATAGCTTGGGCAAAGGAAGAATCAGAAAAGCGAGGGATAGGCTATCAAACGGTTATCAATGAAGCACTATTGGAGAAAATAGGCTAA
- a CDS encoding type II toxin-antitoxin system VapC family toxin, producing MILLDTHIWLWWLHSPDQLSERGRNLLTIGENQNALIVSAISVWEIAVKYSNGKLPLPLPVNEWFALAKSRPGITIEPLDPLDAITSTQLPGDFHKDLADRIIVAIAYRRNIELMTCDQKILNYPHVKTLW from the coding sequence ATGATTTTGCTAGACACCCACATTTGGCTGTGGTGGCTCCATTCCCCAGATCAGCTTTCTGAGCGTGGTCGTAACCTATTAACCATAGGCGAAAATCAAAATGCCCTTATTGTTTCTGCTATTTCTGTTTGGGAAATCGCAGTTAAGTATAGTAATGGGAAACTACCACTCCCACTTCCCGTTAATGAATGGTTTGCACTTGCCAAAAGCCGACCTGGAATTACCATAGAACCACTCGATCCACTTGATGCAATTACCAGCACCCAATTACCCGGCGACTTCCACAAAGACCTAGCTGATCGTATTATTGTTGCGATCGCCTACCGCCGCAATATAGAACTTATGACCTGCGATCAAAAAATTCTCAACTATCCACACGTCAAAACACTTTGGTAA
- a CDS encoding BrnT family toxin: MGFEWDDNKAESNFLKHGIKFEEAVTVFADPYLMFTEDSIHSQGEEREWAIGEMEDGSIVVVVFTMRGDRIRIISARRATKRECQEYESGI; the protein is encoded by the coding sequence ATGGGCTTTGAGTGGGACGACAACAAAGCCGAATCAAATTTTTTGAAACACGGTATCAAATTCGAGGAAGCTGTAACAGTTTTTGCCGACCCGTATCTCATGTTTACGGAAGACTCTATTCATTCTCAGGGAGAAGAAAGGGAATGGGCGATTGGTGAAATGGAAGATGGCTCAATTGTTGTGGTTGTTTTTACCATGCGAGGCGATCGCATCAGGATAATTAGTGCAAGAAGAGCGACAAAAAGGGAGTGTCAAGAATATGAATCAGGAATCTGA
- a CDS encoding BrnA antitoxin family protein — protein MNQESEFPFDKARRVTPEENQKFRDAIADQFGVTLRKRGRPAKDEEEKYEPVSIRFHPKIIAWAKKEAEKRGIGYQTVINEALLEKIG, from the coding sequence ATGAATCAGGAATCTGAGTTTCCTTTTGACAAAGCAAGACGAGTTACACCAGAAGAAAATCAAAAATTCAGAGATGCGATCGCAGATCAGTTTGGGGTTACACTCAGGAAGCGCGGACGACCTGCTAAGGATGAAGAGGAAAAGTATGAGCCGGTTTCCATTAGATTTCATCCTAAAATCATAGCTTGGGCAAAGAAAGAGGCAGAAAAGCGAGGGATAGGTTATCAAACGGTTATCAATGAAGCACTATTGGAGAAAATAGGCTAA
- a CDS encoding type II toxin-antitoxin system HicA family toxin, with protein MVREIKFTELEKLLLETGFVTMQTFGSQKIYQHPSSGTLIVLPDYEQQADVRTLHLVAVRRILSENGLMDSDRFNSFLNKVAS; from the coding sequence ATGGTTAGAGAAATTAAATTCACAGAATTAGAAAAATTGCTTTTAGAGACGGGGTTTGTAACCATGCAGACCTTTGGCTCTCAAAAGATTTACCAGCATCCATCATCTGGTACACTAATAGTCCTGCCTGATTACGAGCAACAAGCGGATGTCAGAACATTGCATTTAGTTGCAGTGCGCCGCATACTATCAGAAAATGGCTTGATGGATAGCGATCGCTTCAACAGTTTTTTGAACAAGGTAGCAAGCTAA
- a CDS encoding DUF4365 domain-containing protein has product MPRKKRPREHIIADLSVNYVERYILLCGYSVERIEYDYGYYLVIFTYNTGGEIENGQIYVQLKATDSLSILADQKTITFTITRSDLELWLVEPMPCILIVYDAKNSQAYWLYIQAYFESIEGFDLANVGDSVTVRLSKDNVLNQQAIKIFAKFKNNVLSQLQGVIRHHG; this is encoded by the coding sequence ATGCCCAGAAAAAAGCGACCAAGAGAACATATAATAGCAGATTTAAGTGTCAACTATGTCGAAAGATATATCTTGCTATGCGGGTATTCTGTAGAGCGTATTGAGTATGATTATGGCTACTATCTAGTGATTTTTACTTATAATACTGGAGGTGAGATTGAAAATGGTCAGATATATGTACAGTTAAAAGCTACAGATTCTCTCTCTATACTTGCAGACCAAAAAACCATTACTTTTACTATCACCCGCTCGGATTTAGAATTATGGTTGGTTGAACCAATGCCATGTATTTTAATTGTATATGATGCAAAAAATAGCCAAGCTTATTGGTTATATATACAAGCATATTTTGAAAGCATTGAGGGATTCGATTTAGCGAATGTTGGTGATAGTGTAACTGTGCGTTTATCTAAAGACAACGTATTAAATCAGCAGGCGATTAAAATATTTGCTAAATTTAAAAATAATGTTCTCAGCCAGTTACAAGGAGTGATTCGTCATCATGGTTAG
- a CDS encoding DUF2281 domain-containing protein — translation MMTNREELIQELEQAPDDIVQSVLDFLNRVKATRKTHPLAKFAGILSDVEAEELKRVIIAECRQVDVNEW, via the coding sequence ATGATGACAAATCGTGAAGAATTAATTCAAGAACTAGAACAAGCCCCTGATGATATAGTTCAATCGGTACTAGATTTTTTGAATCGGGTAAAAGCCACACGCAAAACTCATCCTCTAGCAAAATTTGCAGGGATTTTAAGTGATGTCGAAGCCGAAGAATTAAAACGGGTGATAATCGCAGAATGTCGGCAGGTGGATGTAAATGAGTGGTGA
- a CDS encoding type II toxin-antitoxin system VapC family toxin: MSGEIALDTSVAVRFLNGDEVVVSRVLALPEIVLPTVVVGELLFGAENSTRPLQNLPRYLEFIEACVVVPLSRETAAVYAQTRLMLKRKGRPIPMNDVWIAAQCLEQGWVLVTDDTDFDYVDGLMLERW; the protein is encoded by the coding sequence ATGAGTGGTGAGATTGCCCTTGATACTTCTGTGGCTGTGCGTTTTTTGAATGGGGATGAAGTGGTTGTTTCGCGGGTACTAGCTTTACCAGAAATAGTTTTACCTACTGTTGTGGTTGGTGAGTTACTTTTTGGTGCGGAAAATTCAACTCGTCCATTACAAAATTTACCGCGTTATCTGGAATTTATTGAGGCTTGTGTAGTTGTACCATTAAGTCGAGAAACAGCCGCAGTTTATGCTCAAACTCGATTGATGTTGAAACGGAAGGGACGACCAATTCCGATGAATGATGTTTGGATTGCGGCACAGTGTTTGGAACAGGGTTGGGTTTTAGTGACAGATGATACAGATTTCGATTATGTTGATGGTTTGATGTTAGAGCGTTGGTAA
- a CDS encoding AAA-like domain-containing protein: MTGDYEYKVGGGLPENAPSYVFRKADTEFYQWLKAGEFCFVFNSRQMGKTSLLNRTMKRLQTEGFACAKIDLTEIGIDESSQESNLEQWYTGIAYILVNQLQVLSPPEELFIWWDKRMQLSPVQRFGSFLEELVLPNVKGKIIIFIDEIDSILSLNLKFRHSNDFFGLLRSCYEKRALNADFNRLSFALLGVATPSDLIDDKKRTPFNIGRAVQLNGFKEEEITPLAEGLRGKVSNIQAVMKGILIWTGGQPFLTQKLCNLLLQELSVYSECYTPEPNALDWVGTVVRKQIIDNWESLDEPEHLRNIRKRIVTDDKFAGSLLGLYEQILQEGEIAVDGSPEKMRLRLTGLVVEQKEKLKVYNLVYRNVFNLSWVETELNKLRPYADNFNAWVKSQYQDNSYLLQSENLEKARVWADGKSLSDADYRFLSASVEAELNQKVVKAETKLNKALQEERKTNQRLLKAQRNAKKALGEERKANQRLLETQQNIENTLIEEQLANKRLTKAQKITKRVLLAGLFGLIIMAMIAGTWFKIARDTEIAADLELNGAFVQQQFENDPLGALLRAMKIARQLQEQVSDGRPLEQYPALNPMLALRSILVNIKEHNHFKNHVIFARRQVSFSPNSQYFVTAGDTVALWDSKGKKLSEFHGKKLGETSTCIGSCIFYSVSFSPNSNQIAAAQSDGSIVLLKISGQKLVKFKEFKAHSDIAGSVSFSPDGKLLATASRKENEAFLWDLSGEKKAEFKGHTDIINSVSFSPNGQLIATASNDKTARLWNLSGQKLAEFQGHKNVVNDVTFSFNSDLVATASSDNTARLWNLYGQQIAELKGGLNSILSVNFSPDGQQIVTGGGDGKVRFWNLSGQQLSELKVSPNLLTSTTFSPDGKQLATAGNDDMVRFFYLLGTKTTNEFDLLTDRTVNFRFNPQIVDSVSFSHDGNFITTTEDGMMRIWNLYGEKFDEKKSVDYASFSPDGKFIATVERKEQNRQKLSLWDLTKQPITLSQEFEYHVNIFYRDHISFSPDSKLIVTPGYKDMNFTIQLRDLSGKIIKEFKIDKFPSHWMNFSEDGEQIVVVIPDIVQLWNLSGEKVGEFKVPKNEAIMNIRTNTTGTIIATTSINEEDKDYGTVWLRKLSGEKFAEFKPYQGLVKTVEFSPNGKIVATSGIDSTIKLWNLNGRQVGEFKLGQNNSKLKAIGYGLNIVEDNRPRNDINWMSFSPDGKMLAAACNDGMIRLFVVDNLEEMLERGCKWLDDYLATRPEMRKDICPDNK; the protein is encoded by the coding sequence ATGACGGGAGATTATGAGTACAAAGTTGGTGGTGGTTTACCAGAAAATGCCCCCAGTTACGTATTTAGAAAAGCCGACACAGAATTTTATCAGTGGTTGAAAGCGGGGGAGTTTTGTTTTGTCTTTAACTCCCGACAAATGGGTAAAACCAGCTTACTGAATCGGACAATGAAACGATTGCAAACAGAGGGTTTTGCTTGTGCCAAGATTGATTTAACCGAAATAGGTATTGATGAAAGTAGTCAGGAAAGCAACCTTGAACAATGGTATACGGGTATTGCTTACATCTTGGTGAATCAACTACAAGTTTTATCTCCACCCGAAGAATTATTTATTTGGTGGGATAAACGTATGCAATTATCTCCCGTGCAGCGATTTGGTTCGTTTTTGGAAGAACTAGTGCTGCCAAATGTCAAGGGAAAAATTATTATTTTTATTGATGAAATCGATAGTATTTTAAGTTTAAATTTAAAATTTCGTCACTCAAATGATTTTTTTGGTCTGCTTAGAAGTTGTTATGAAAAGCGTGCTTTAAATGCAGATTTTAATCGTTTGAGCTTTGCTTTGCTGGGTGTGGCGACTCCCAGCGATTTGATTGATGATAAAAAACGAACGCCGTTTAATATTGGTCGAGCAGTTCAACTTAATGGTTTTAAGGAAGAGGAAATTACACCCTTAGCTGAAGGACTGAGGGGAAAAGTTAGCAATATTCAAGCAGTGATGAAAGGGATTTTAATTTGGACTGGTGGACAACCTTTTTTAACGCAAAAACTTTGTAATTTATTATTACAAGAATTATCTGTATATTCAGAATGTTACACTCCAGAGCCAAATGCTTTAGATTGGGTGGGGACAGTTGTCAGAAAGCAAATTATTGATAACTGGGAATCCTTGGATGAACCAGAGCATTTAAGAAATATAAGGAAAAGAATTGTAACTGATGATAAATTTGCTGGTAGTTTGTTGGGTTTGTATGAGCAAATTTTGCAAGAAGGAGAGATTGCTGTTGATGGTAGTCCAGAAAAAATGAGGTTGCGTTTGACTGGATTGGTAGTGGAGCAAAAGGAAAAGTTAAAGGTTTATAATCTCGTTTATCGGAATGTTTTTAATTTAAGTTGGGTTGAGACAGAGTTAAATAAATTGCGTCCTTATGCTGATAATTTTAACGCTTGGGTAAAAAGTCAATATCAGGATAATTCTTATTTATTACAGTCTGAAAATTTAGAAAAAGCTCGTGTTTGGGCTGATGGTAAAAGTTTGAGTGATGCTGATTATCGGTTTTTATCTGCGAGTGTGGAAGCAGAATTAAATCAGAAGGTTGTGAAGGCAGAAACCAAACTAAATAAAGCTTTGCAGGAAGAGAGGAAAACTAATCAGCGTTTATTAAAAGCACAAAGAAATGCTAAGAAAGCTTTAGGGGAAGAGAGGAAAGCCAACCAGCGTTTGCTGGAAACACAACAAAATATTGAAAATACGCTAATAGAAGAACAGTTAGCAAATAAACGGCTAACCAAAGCACAGAAAATAACAAAACGAGTATTGTTAGCTGGTCTATTCGGCTTAATTATCATGGCCATGATAGCAGGGACATGGTTTAAGATTGCGCGAGATACAGAAATAGCAGCAGATTTAGAATTAAACGGTGCGTTTGTACAACAGCAATTTGAAAATGACCCATTAGGAGCATTGCTACGAGCTATGAAAATTGCTCGACAACTACAAGAGCAAGTTAGCGATGGTCGCCCTTTAGAACAGTATCCGGCGCTAAATCCCATGCTAGCTTTACGAAGCATCTTAGTTAATATTAAAGAACATAACCATTTTAAAAATCACGTAATTTTTGCACGTCGGCAAGTATCATTTAGTCCTAATAGTCAGTATTTTGTAACAGCAGGAGATACAGTAGCTCTATGGGATAGTAAAGGGAAAAAGCTTTCTGAGTTTCATGGTAAAAAATTAGGTGAGACATCCACATGTATTGGTAGTTGCATTTTTTATAGTGTGAGTTTTAGTCCTAACAGCAACCAAATTGCAGCAGCACAAAGTGACGGCTCAATAGTGTTACTGAAAATATCCGGGCAAAAGCTTGTGAAATTTAAGGAGTTTAAAGCACATTCCGATATTGCAGGTAGCGTCAGTTTTAGTCCAGATGGCAAGCTACTTGCTACTGCATCTCGAAAAGAGAATGAAGCATTTTTATGGGACTTGTCAGGAGAAAAAAAAGCTGAATTTAAAGGTCATACAGATATTATTAATAGCGTCAGTTTTAGTCCAAATGGTCAATTGATTGCAACTGCCAGTAATGATAAAACAGCACGCTTATGGAATCTTTCTGGACAAAAGCTTGCCGAATTTCAAGGGCATAAGAATGTAGTGAATGATGTTACTTTTAGTTTTAATAGTGATTTAGTTGCAACTGCCAGTAGCGATAACACAGCACGGTTATGGAATTTATATGGGCAGCAAATAGCAGAATTAAAAGGAGGACTTAACAGTATACTTAGTGTGAATTTTAGCCCTGACGGTCAACAAATTGTAACTGGAGGAGGTGATGGTAAGGTGCGCTTCTGGAATTTATCTGGACAACAACTAAGTGAATTAAAAGTTAGTCCCAATCTTCTTACCAGTACAACTTTTAGTCCCGATGGTAAGCAACTTGCCACAGCCGGAAATGATGATATGGTAAGGTTTTTTTATTTATTAGGAACAAAGACAACAAACGAATTTGACTTACTTACTGATAGAACTGTAAACTTCAGGTTTAATCCACAAATTGTTGACAGTGTAAGCTTTAGTCATGATGGTAATTTCATTACAACAACTGAAGATGGAATGATGAGGATATGGAATTTATATGGAGAGAAATTTGACGAAAAGAAATCGGTGGATTATGCAAGTTTTAGTCCTGATGGTAAGTTTATTGCAACAGTAGAACGAAAGGAACAAAATCGTCAAAAATTGAGTTTGTGGGATTTGACAAAACAGCCAATAACACTATCTCAAGAATTTGAGTATCATGTGAATATATTTTATCGCGATCATATAAGTTTTAGTCCTGATAGCAAGCTAATAGTGACACCAGGATATAAAGATATGAATTTTACAATACAGTTAAGAGATTTATCAGGAAAGATTATTAAGGAGTTTAAGATTGACAAATTTCCATCTCACTGGATGAATTTTAGTGAGGATGGTGAACAAATTGTTGTTGTTATTCCTGACATAGTACAGTTATGGAACTTATCAGGAGAAAAAGTAGGTGAATTTAAAGTACCTAAAAACGAAGCAATTATGAATATTAGGACTAATACTACAGGTACAATAATTGCTACCACAAGTATTAATGAAGAAGACAAAGACTATGGTACAGTTTGGTTGCGGAAACTATCGGGAGAAAAATTTGCTGAATTCAAACCATATCAAGGTTTAGTTAAAACTGTGGAATTTAGTCCTAATGGCAAGATAGTTGCAACATCAGGAATTGATAGCACAATCAAGTTGTGGAATCTCAACGGAAGGCAAGTTGGTGAATTTAAGTTAGGTCAAAATAATAGCAAATTAAAGGCTATTGGATACGGACTAAATATTGTTGAAGACAATAGACCTCGAAATGATATTAACTGGATGAGTTTTAGTCCTGATGGCAAGATGCTTGCTGCTGCGTGTAATGATGGGATGATACGTTTATTTGTAGTTGATAATTTAGAAGAAATGTTAGAGCGAGGTTGTAAGTGGTTGGATGATTACCTTGCTACTCGTCCTGAAATGCGAAAAGATATTTGCCCTGATAATAAATAG
- a CDS encoding AAA-like domain-containing protein — protein MLRATRSVVLRDKNCQDKVLVRFHGQYGSQKDLGQYLGGMAQSTVSKFLNMQPVDRETFIQICAALGIEDWRSVGIPYRKPADKTENSDSEELEELEELEESEKQEEIATLRTQVHISTLEYPDGEQLALNSNFYVQRPPVEQQCFEEISKPAALICIKAPQKMGKSSLLVRIIQQAKNQGDATVVINFELGEKEFFSDLSKFLRWVCDRIILELTKDNLELATELFEKLDEHWKLAPRIGSKIAAKYYLERYLLPKINQPLTLALEEVDRLFEYPGIYKDFFGLLRSLHQEGRQQEIFKKLRLVIVHSTEAYVPMDINQSPFNVGLPINLPEFTSSQILDLAQRHQLEWSDTQVQQLRDMIGGHPYLVRLALYKIARGEITLSRFLETASTPSGIFSSHLRHLSLILTEQQELGAAMKEIINTNKPGKFSDAVRYKLIALGLVNLLNDEVIIRCKLYYQYFQNFYKNK, from the coding sequence ATGCTTCGTGCAACACGCTCAGTAGTACTACGTGATAAAAACTGCCAAGATAAGGTTTTAGTCCGCTTTCACGGGCAATACGGTAGTCAGAAAGATTTAGGCCAATATTTAGGAGGAATGGCTCAAAGTACGGTTAGTAAGTTTCTCAATATGCAACCTGTTGACCGTGAGACATTTATCCAGATTTGTGCAGCTTTGGGTATAGAAGATTGGCGAAGCGTTGGTATCCCCTACAGAAAGCCAGCAGATAAAACAGAAAATAGCGATTCTGAGGAATTAGAAGAATTAGAAGAGTTAGAGGAGTCAGAGAAACAAGAGGAAATTGCCACCTTACGAACCCAAGTACATATCAGCACTCTAGAATATCCAGACGGAGAACAACTAGCCCTAAATTCCAATTTTTACGTCCAGCGTCCCCCTGTAGAACAGCAATGTTTTGAAGAAATTAGCAAACCTGCTGCACTGATTTGTATTAAAGCTCCCCAAAAAATGGGGAAATCGTCCCTCCTAGTGCGGATTATTCAACAAGCGAAAAATCAAGGTGATGCGACGGTAGTTATCAACTTTGAGCTAGGGGAAAAAGAATTTTTCAGCGACTTGAGTAAATTTTTACGCTGGGTGTGCGATCGCATCATCCTAGAATTGACTAAAGACAATCTCGAATTAGCCACCGAACTGTTTGAAAAATTAGACGAGCATTGGAAATTGGCTCCACGTATTGGTAGTAAAATAGCTGCCAAATATTACTTAGAGCGATATCTACTCCCCAAAATCAATCAACCCCTAACCCTAGCACTGGAAGAAGTCGATAGATTATTTGAGTATCCAGGAATTTACAAAGACTTTTTTGGACTGTTGCGTTCTCTCCATCAAGAAGGAAGACAACAAGAAATCTTCAAAAAACTCCGCTTAGTGATAGTACATTCCACAGAAGCCTATGTACCAATGGATATCAACCAATCCCCGTTTAACGTAGGTTTACCCATAAATTTACCAGAATTTACCTCCTCACAAATCCTAGATTTAGCCCAGCGTCATCAACTGGAATGGAGTGATACACAAGTCCAGCAATTGAGAGACATGATTGGCGGACATCCTTATTTAGTGCGTCTGGCTTTGTATAAAATAGCTCGTGGTGAGATAACCCTATCTCGGTTTCTGGAAACAGCATCCACCCCATCAGGGATTTTCAGTAGTCACTTGCGTCATCTTAGCTTAATTTTGACAGAGCAACAGGAATTAGGCGCAGCGATGAAAGAGATTATAAATACTAACAAACCAGGAAAATTCAGCGATGCAGTCAGATATAAATTAATAGCTTTGGGTTTAGTAAATCTGTTAAATGACGAAGTGATAATACGTTGCAAGCTATATTATCAATATTTTCAGAATTTTTATAAAAATAAATAG